The following proteins come from a genomic window of Tenebrio molitor chromosome 9, icTenMoli1.1, whole genome shotgun sequence:
- the PolA2 gene encoding DNA polymerase alpha subunit B, with protein sequence MVILEDLLGQFESLNVSVDSKVLAKCEELCTTYNIDPEDFIDQWLAYTASNLSGEPPSLDTLAALERNELQKRKRNGAIGTPSTRRVEAEPVVTPVRQNLREQWQEESPTVNRVEIVAQDVPSQNFTNRSGACSVQYQFGECDAHNFTERCSGGSFVITVKNGEIASSKYMYEKFLVKRDALNNISRVVIGDILAHHKLEITREKLKQYSGEMVICGRILSEHPGKLETGSVLLEGLLEIYRGQVIRISVNKLENVSLFSGQSVVIKGDNMQDWFSAKEIITGAPLTPPERPLQLTQTLQIVAAAGPFTLSENLLYEPLEQLLKYVTEFRPNLLILMGPFLQGTHPLVETLCESYDSFFENIVGGIMERLKDIGIRVVLVPSHEDVHNHVVFPSLPYKIRKRYDNLLLAPNPFVLDVDGLKVSGSTADVLFHVSKVECSKNTHQKDSRIGRLVSHIFNQRSFYPLHPPDPDVKVDYQLVEQYAMFDGAPHLMFLPSKFRYFVRVVEDCVVINPERLIKGTGAGTFARVEVRAGRVDQKLCDRVSCQIYSV encoded by the coding sequence ATGGTCATCTTAGAAGATTTATTGGGTCAATTCGAGTCTCTAAACGTGTCAGTCGACTCGAAAGTtttagcaaaatgtgaagaacTCTGCACCACTTATAACATAGATCCTGAAGACTTCATCGACCAGTGGCTCGCCTACACCGCTTCAAACTTGAGCGGGGAGCCCCCATCTCTGGACACTCTCGCCGCACTGGAACGAAACGAACTGCAAAAGCGAAAAAGGAATGGCGCGATCGGTACCCCCAGCACCCGACGGGTCGAGGCGGAGCCAGTTGTAACCCCCGTCAGACAGAATCTGCGAGAGCAGTGGCAGGAAGAGAGTCCTACAGTGAATCGAGTTGAAATTGTTGCTCAAGATGTACCTTCACAGAATTTTACCAACAGAAGTGGTGCTTGTTCGGTTCAATATCAATTTGGAGAATGTGACGCGCATAATTTCACAGAGCGGTGTAGCGGTGGGAGCTTCGTGATTACGGTGAAAAATGGGGAAATTGCGTCTAGTAAGTACATGTATGAGAAGTTTTTGGTTAAACGTGATGCACTCAATAACATATCTCGAGTGGTTATTGGCGATATTCTTGCCCATCATAAATTAGAAATTACGCGAGAGAAACTCAAACAGTACTCAGGGGAGATGGTGATTTGTGGGAGGATTCTTTCAGAGCATCCAGGGAAGTTAGAGACGGGATCTGTACTTCTCGAGGGGCTTTTAGAGATTTACAGAGGGCAGGTGattcgaataagtgtaaatAAGTTAGAAAATGTGAGTTTGTTTAGTGGGCAAAGCGTCGTAATAAAGGGTGACAATATGCAGGACTGGTTTTCAGCTAAAGAAATAATCACTGGCGCTCCTTTAACGCCTCCTGAAAGGCCGCTTCAGTTGACGCAAACGCTACAAATCGTAGCTGCTGCGGGACCATTTACACTCTCAGAGAATTTATTGTATGAACCTTTAGAACAACTTTTAAAATACGTGACAGAATTCCGGCCtaatttgttgattttgatGGGGCCTTTCCTGCAAGGTACTCATCCGCTTGTTGAAACATTGTGTGAGAGCTACGACTCGTTTTTCGAGAACATAGTCGGCGGCATCATGGAACGACTCAAAGACATCGGGATCCGAGTCGTTCTGGTGCCTTCACATGAAGACGTTCACAATCACGTCGTCTTTCCCAGTTTGCCTTACAAAATTCGCAAGCGCTATGACAACCTTCTCTTAGCTCCGAATCCCTTCGTACTCGACGTTGACGGTCTGAAAGTCAGCGGTTCCACAGCTGATGTTCTTTTTCACGTCAGCAAAGTTGAATGTTCCAAGAATACCCATCAGAAAGATTCCAGAATAGGGCGTCTGGTCTCCCACATCTTTAATCAGAGAAGTTTCTACCCGCTGCATCCGCCCGATCCGGACGTGAAGGTCGACTATCAGTTGGTGGAACAATACGCGATGTTCGATGGTGCCCCCCACCTTATGTTCTTGCCGTCCAAATTTAGATACTTTGTGAGGGTGGTTGAGGACTGTGTTGTTATCAATCCTGAAAGGTTAATCAAGGGGACCGGGGCGGGGACTTTTGCACGAGTGGAGGTCAGAGCTGGACGTGTCGATCAGAAATTGTGCGATCGGGTGTCTTGTCAGATTTAcagtgtataa
- the SamDC gene encoding S-adenosylmethionine decarboxylase proenzyme isoform X1 — translation MRAQFRIPASAARIEFLSSLEFEREKRQDVTGANMSDSVQYFEGVEKLLEIWFTTGDSSNKAADLRKIPRAKLESLLKIVRCEIISFMKNEQVDAYVLSESSMFISKRRFILKTCGTTTPLLCLEPLLLLTEQYAGFTEVEDLFYSRKNYKRPELQVTPHKDFDQEVALLDSLFPDGVAYCMGAVNKDCWYLYTLNPFTRRAPHQPLPPVIEEPDQTLEILMTDLDPEIMSIFSKEESLNATEATKRSGIDKIIPNMIIDDFLFEPCGYSMNGVTKNINTEMSDGCYMTIHITPEPEFSYVSFETNVACSSYREIINKVLDTFLPGKFTVTVFANQASPTKDTAEELQYLSSIGEWSRRDIQHCQFKNYDLIYTFYSKFPS, via the exons ATGCGCGCGCAATTTAGGATACCGGCATCAGCAGCTCGCATCGAATTTTTATCATCACTAGAATTTGAGCGAGAGAAGAGACAAGACGTCACCGGCGCAAACATGAGTGACAGTGTTCAGTACTTCGAGGGAGTTGAGAAACTCCTAGAGATATGGTTCACGACGGGCGATAGCAGCAACAAAGCAGCCGACTTGCGAAAAATACCAAG GGCCAAACTAGAGTCACTTTTGAAAATAGTGAGGTGCGAAATCATCAGTTTTATGAAAAACGAACAAGTGGACGCCTACGTGCTCAG CGAGAGTTCCATGTTTATTTCGAAGAGGCGCTTCATCTTGAAGACTTGCGGCACCACGACACCGCTCCTCTGTCTCGAGCCGCTTCTTCTGCTGACGGAGCAGTACGCGGGATTCACCGAAGTCGAAGATCTGTTCTATTCGAGGAAGAATTATAAGCGTCCAGAGCTTCAGGTTACCCCACATAAGGATTTCGATCAGGAGGTGGCGTTGTTGGACTCGCTGTTTCCGGACGGGGTGGCGTACTGTATGGGAGCTGTCAACAAAGATTGTTGGTACTTGTACACCCTCAATCCCTTCACTAGGCGTGCACCGCATCAACCTCTGCCACCTGTCATCGAAGAACCTGACCAGACCCTCGAGATCCTGATGACCGATCTAGATCCGGAAATCATGAGCATTTTCTCTAAAGAGGAGTCGTTGAACGCCACTGAAGCCACGAAG AGGTCTGGGATCGATAAAATCATTCCCAACATGATTATCGATGATTTTCTGTTCGAACCTTGCGGTTATTCGATGAACGGAGTTACCAAAAAT ATAAACACAGAAATGTCAGAC GGCTGTTACATGACGATCCATATCACACCGGAACCAGAATTTTCTTACGTCAGTTTCGAAACAAACGTCGCTTGTAGTTCTTACAGGGAAATAATCAACAAAGTTCTGGACACCTTTCTTCCGGGAAAATTCACGGTGACGGTGTTCGCCAATCAG GCTTCCCCGACCAAAGACACGGCCGAGGAGTTACAATATCTGAGTTCGATTGGTGAATGGTCTCGTCGTGACATCCAGCATTGTCAGTTCAAGAACTACGATCTTATCTACACTTTCTACTCGAAATTCCCGAGCTGA
- the SamDC gene encoding S-adenosylmethionine decarboxylase proenzyme isoform X2, with the protein MRAQFRIPASAARIEFLSSLEFEREKRQDVTGANMSDSVQYFEGVEKLLEIWFTTGDSSNKAADLRKIPRAKLESLLKIVRCEIISFMKNEQVDAYVLSESSMFISKRRFILKTCGTTTPLLCLEPLLLLTEQYAGFTEVEDLFYSRKNYKRPELQVTPHKDFDQEVALLDSLFPDGVAYCMGAVNKDCWYLYTLNPFTRRAPHQPLPPVIEEPDQTLEILMTDLDPEIMSIFSKEESLNATEATKRSGIDKIIPNMIIDDFLFEPCGYSMNGVTKNGCYMTIHITPEPEFSYVSFETNVACSSYREIINKVLDTFLPGKFTVTVFANQASPTKDTAEELQYLSSIGEWSRRDIQHCQFKNYDLIYTFYSKFPS; encoded by the exons ATGCGCGCGCAATTTAGGATACCGGCATCAGCAGCTCGCATCGAATTTTTATCATCACTAGAATTTGAGCGAGAGAAGAGACAAGACGTCACCGGCGCAAACATGAGTGACAGTGTTCAGTACTTCGAGGGAGTTGAGAAACTCCTAGAGATATGGTTCACGACGGGCGATAGCAGCAACAAAGCAGCCGACTTGCGAAAAATACCAAG GGCCAAACTAGAGTCACTTTTGAAAATAGTGAGGTGCGAAATCATCAGTTTTATGAAAAACGAACAAGTGGACGCCTACGTGCTCAG CGAGAGTTCCATGTTTATTTCGAAGAGGCGCTTCATCTTGAAGACTTGCGGCACCACGACACCGCTCCTCTGTCTCGAGCCGCTTCTTCTGCTGACGGAGCAGTACGCGGGATTCACCGAAGTCGAAGATCTGTTCTATTCGAGGAAGAATTATAAGCGTCCAGAGCTTCAGGTTACCCCACATAAGGATTTCGATCAGGAGGTGGCGTTGTTGGACTCGCTGTTTCCGGACGGGGTGGCGTACTGTATGGGAGCTGTCAACAAAGATTGTTGGTACTTGTACACCCTCAATCCCTTCACTAGGCGTGCACCGCATCAACCTCTGCCACCTGTCATCGAAGAACCTGACCAGACCCTCGAGATCCTGATGACCGATCTAGATCCGGAAATCATGAGCATTTTCTCTAAAGAGGAGTCGTTGAACGCCACTGAAGCCACGAAG AGGTCTGGGATCGATAAAATCATTCCCAACATGATTATCGATGATTTTCTGTTCGAACCTTGCGGTTATTCGATGAACGGAGTTACCAAAAAT GGCTGTTACATGACGATCCATATCACACCGGAACCAGAATTTTCTTACGTCAGTTTCGAAACAAACGTCGCTTGTAGTTCTTACAGGGAAATAATCAACAAAGTTCTGGACACCTTTCTTCCGGGAAAATTCACGGTGACGGTGTTCGCCAATCAG GCTTCCCCGACCAAAGACACGGCCGAGGAGTTACAATATCTGAGTTCGATTGGTGAATGGTCTCGTCGTGACATCCAGCATTGTCAGTTCAAGAACTACGATCTTATCTACACTTTCTACTCGAAATTCCCGAGCTGA
- the SamDC gene encoding S-adenosylmethionine decarboxylase proenzyme isoform X3 has protein sequence MRAQFRIPASAARIEFLSSLEFEREKRQDVTGANMSDSVQYFEGVEKLLEIWFTTGDSSNKAADLRKIPSESSMFISKRRFILKTCGTTTPLLCLEPLLLLTEQYAGFTEVEDLFYSRKNYKRPELQVTPHKDFDQEVALLDSLFPDGVAYCMGAVNKDCWYLYTLNPFTRRAPHQPLPPVIEEPDQTLEILMTDLDPEIMSIFSKEESLNATEATKRSGIDKIIPNMIIDDFLFEPCGYSMNGVTKNINTEMSDGCYMTIHITPEPEFSYVSFETNVACSSYREIINKVLDTFLPGKFTVTVFANQASPTKDTAEELQYLSSIGEWSRRDIQHCQFKNYDLIYTFYSKFPS, from the exons ATGCGCGCGCAATTTAGGATACCGGCATCAGCAGCTCGCATCGAATTTTTATCATCACTAGAATTTGAGCGAGAGAAGAGACAAGACGTCACCGGCGCAAACATGAGTGACAGTGTTCAGTACTTCGAGGGAGTTGAGAAACTCCTAGAGATATGGTTCACGACGGGCGATAGCAGCAACAAAGCAGCCGACTTGCGAAAAATACCAAG CGAGAGTTCCATGTTTATTTCGAAGAGGCGCTTCATCTTGAAGACTTGCGGCACCACGACACCGCTCCTCTGTCTCGAGCCGCTTCTTCTGCTGACGGAGCAGTACGCGGGATTCACCGAAGTCGAAGATCTGTTCTATTCGAGGAAGAATTATAAGCGTCCAGAGCTTCAGGTTACCCCACATAAGGATTTCGATCAGGAGGTGGCGTTGTTGGACTCGCTGTTTCCGGACGGGGTGGCGTACTGTATGGGAGCTGTCAACAAAGATTGTTGGTACTTGTACACCCTCAATCCCTTCACTAGGCGTGCACCGCATCAACCTCTGCCACCTGTCATCGAAGAACCTGACCAGACCCTCGAGATCCTGATGACCGATCTAGATCCGGAAATCATGAGCATTTTCTCTAAAGAGGAGTCGTTGAACGCCACTGAAGCCACGAAG AGGTCTGGGATCGATAAAATCATTCCCAACATGATTATCGATGATTTTCTGTTCGAACCTTGCGGTTATTCGATGAACGGAGTTACCAAAAAT ATAAACACAGAAATGTCAGAC GGCTGTTACATGACGATCCATATCACACCGGAACCAGAATTTTCTTACGTCAGTTTCGAAACAAACGTCGCTTGTAGTTCTTACAGGGAAATAATCAACAAAGTTCTGGACACCTTTCTTCCGGGAAAATTCACGGTGACGGTGTTCGCCAATCAG GCTTCCCCGACCAAAGACACGGCCGAGGAGTTACAATATCTGAGTTCGATTGGTGAATGGTCTCGTCGTGACATCCAGCATTGTCAGTTCAAGAACTACGATCTTATCTACACTTTCTACTCGAAATTCCCGAGCTGA